One stretch of Burkholderia pyrrocinia DNA includes these proteins:
- a CDS encoding nucleoside hydrolase: MTHPIASRRTFLKLSAALAGTALLPETGAFAAGGDAARRTVIIDTDPGQDDAIAILFALGAQDRLDVRALTAVAGNVPLDLTERNARIIRDWAGRTKTLPVYAGCPRPLVRELVTAANVHGKTGLEGVELHEPRAPLATGHAVSYLVDTLSRAAPNSVTLCALGPLTNIATALVEAPQIRGALREIVLMGGAFFERGNITPAAEFNIYVDPQAAEVVFGSGVPIVVLPRDVAVKAPITPARVAPFRALGNRCGAIVADIMTAELAYNKKRRGVDDAPMYDPTAVGYLVDPTMFNGRKVNVVIETTGQWTLGETIVDWNGRSGRAANATWINEVDADRFYAALVERIAKLP, translated from the coding sequence ATGACCCATCCGATCGCATCGCGCCGCACCTTCCTGAAACTGTCCGCCGCGCTGGCCGGCACCGCGCTGCTGCCCGAAACGGGTGCGTTCGCCGCCGGCGGCGACGCCGCGCGCCGCACGGTGATCATCGATACCGACCCGGGGCAGGATGACGCCATCGCGATCCTGTTCGCGCTCGGCGCGCAGGACCGGCTCGACGTGCGCGCGCTGACCGCCGTCGCGGGCAACGTGCCGCTCGACCTGACCGAACGCAATGCGCGAATCATCCGCGACTGGGCCGGCCGCACGAAGACGCTGCCCGTCTACGCGGGCTGCCCGCGCCCGCTCGTGCGCGAGCTCGTGACGGCCGCGAACGTGCACGGCAAGACGGGGCTCGAAGGCGTCGAACTGCACGAGCCGCGCGCGCCGCTCGCGACCGGCCACGCGGTGTCGTACCTCGTCGATACGCTGAGCCGCGCGGCGCCGAACAGCGTGACGCTTTGCGCGCTCGGCCCGCTGACGAACATCGCGACAGCGCTGGTCGAAGCGCCGCAGATTCGCGGCGCGCTGCGCGAAATCGTGCTGATGGGTGGCGCGTTCTTCGAGCGCGGCAACATCACGCCGGCCGCCGAGTTCAATATCTACGTCGATCCGCAGGCGGCAGAAGTGGTGTTCGGCAGCGGCGTGCCGATCGTCGTGCTGCCGCGCGACGTCGCGGTGAAGGCGCCGATCACACCGGCGCGCGTTGCGCCGTTTCGCGCGCTCGGCAACCGCTGCGGCGCGATCGTCGCGGACATCATGACGGCCGAGCTCGCGTACAACAAGAAGCGGCGCGGCGTCGACGACGCGCCGATGTACGACCCGACCGCGGTCGGCTATCTCGTCGATCCGACGATGTTCAACGGACGCAAGGTGAATGTCGTGATCGAGACGACCGGGCAGTGGACGCTCGGCGAGACGATCGTCGACTGGAACGGGCGCAGCGGCCGCGCCGCGAACGCGACATGGATCAACGAGGTCGACGCGGACCGCTTCTACGCGGCGCTGGTCGAGCGCATCGCGAAGCTGCCCTGA
- a CDS encoding porin has translation MKTLYKLAPLAMLGAFATHAGAQSSITLYGLISAGVGFATNQGGKNAWQALSGTNQNPRWGLKGKEDLGQGLSAIFQLENGFNVMTGTAAQNGREFGRMAYVGLADRTYGSLTFGRQYDAIHDYIGPVIIASNGVNIGDNDNGYNDIRVQNSVKYVSPVYYGLKFTALYGFSNATGFANNSAYSFGLGYERGALRWSAVYAQYNHPYSSTNQDGAIANDYASPLLIFSRSAMTPAAYARRQRIAGTGGFYTIGRAQFAAMFTDVRYDYLDNSHLHLQNLGVNIVYTMTPQLFLGAAYAFTNGKYDVIDKRPKWHQVNLQADYFLSKRTDVALTVIAQQAAGDADHAQIFAYARSTGTRQMMATLGVRHVF, from the coding sequence ATGAAAACTCTCTACAAGCTCGCTCCGCTCGCGATGCTCGGCGCCTTCGCGACCCATGCCGGTGCGCAAAGCAGCATCACGCTGTACGGTCTGATCTCGGCCGGCGTCGGGTTCGCGACGAACCAGGGCGGCAAGAACGCCTGGCAGGCGCTGTCCGGCACGAACCAGAACCCGCGCTGGGGGTTGAAGGGCAAGGAGGATCTCGGGCAGGGGTTGTCCGCGATCTTCCAGCTCGAGAACGGCTTCAACGTGATGACGGGCACGGCCGCGCAAAACGGCCGAGAGTTCGGGCGCATGGCCTACGTCGGCCTTGCCGACCGCACGTACGGCTCGCTGACGTTCGGCCGCCAGTACGACGCGATCCACGACTACATCGGGCCCGTGATCATCGCGAGCAACGGCGTGAACATCGGCGACAACGACAACGGCTACAACGACATCCGCGTGCAGAACTCGGTGAAGTACGTGAGCCCCGTCTACTACGGCCTGAAATTCACCGCGCTGTACGGCTTCAGCAACGCGACGGGCTTCGCGAACAACAGCGCATACAGCTTCGGGCTCGGCTACGAGCGAGGCGCGCTGCGCTGGAGCGCGGTCTACGCGCAGTACAACCATCCGTACAGCAGCACGAACCAGGACGGCGCGATCGCGAACGACTACGCGTCGCCGCTGCTGATCTTCAGCAGGAGCGCGATGACGCCGGCGGCGTACGCGAGGCGGCAGCGGATCGCGGGCACGGGCGGCTTCTACACGATCGGCCGTGCACAGTTCGCGGCGATGTTTACCGACGTGCGCTACGATTACCTCGACAATTCGCACCTGCACCTGCAGAACCTCGGCGTGAACATCGTCTACACGATGACGCCGCAGCTTTTTCTCGGCGCTGCGTATGCGTTCACGAACGGCAAGTACGACGTGATCGACAAGCGTCCGAAATGGCACCAGGTGAACCTGCAGGCTGACTATTTCCTGTCGAAACGCACCGACGTCGCGCTGACGGTGATCGCGCAGCAGGCGGCCGGCGACGCGGACCATGCGCAGATCTTCGCGTACGCGCGCTCGACCGGCACGCGCCAGATGATGGCGACGCTCGGCGTCAGGCACGTGTTTTGA
- a CDS encoding NCS2 family permease has translation MSATDTMPARAPANWLERRFALAARGTSVRTETIAGVTSFLAAAYLLVVIPSLLATGGMERGAATTATIVVFVLFTTLMGLYANLPFLVGPGIGGSVIVGVTLATTEHVGWQTGLGIACVSGVLFFLLTILGARGVVVRLIPVQIKLGLGASIGLFVTMLGLRNAGMVVANAKTNAFALGDFSRPGALVALIGLAVAVVLQARKVPGAILIAILAAAAAGVPLGVTHLPASFVSLPHSIAPIAFKLDIGSALSLAAAPYLFAFFAAEFFSTLGTALAVGAKANLLDEHGNLPDINRPFLVDSLAATIGPVFGIPALTALIESAAGVEAGGRSGLSSLAAAVLFAAMLLFVPVALAIPKEATAPALILIGLSMFATIRHTHFDDFTDALPVMSMVLLTLMSNSFGTGIAGGLLCYVLVKLLAGRWRDVSWGLVVLAIPLGYYFWTVVKPH, from the coding sequence ATGTCAGCGACTGACACGATGCCGGCGCGAGCGCCGGCCAACTGGCTCGAACGCCGCTTCGCGCTCGCCGCGCGCGGCACGAGCGTGCGCACCGAGACGATCGCGGGCGTCACGTCGTTTCTCGCGGCCGCGTACCTGCTCGTCGTGATCCCGTCGCTGCTCGCGACAGGCGGCATGGAGCGCGGCGCGGCGACGACCGCGACGATCGTCGTGTTCGTGCTGTTCACCACGCTGATGGGGCTCTATGCAAACCTGCCGTTCCTCGTCGGCCCCGGCATCGGCGGCTCGGTGATCGTCGGCGTGACGCTCGCGACGACGGAACACGTCGGCTGGCAGACGGGCCTCGGCATCGCGTGCGTGTCGGGCGTGCTGTTCTTCCTGCTGACGATCCTCGGCGCGCGCGGCGTCGTGGTGCGGCTGATTCCGGTGCAGATCAAGCTCGGGCTCGGCGCGTCGATCGGGCTGTTCGTCACGATGCTCGGCCTGCGCAATGCGGGGATGGTCGTCGCGAACGCGAAGACCAACGCGTTCGCGCTCGGCGACTTCTCGCGGCCGGGCGCGCTCGTCGCGCTGATCGGCCTGGCGGTTGCGGTCGTGCTGCAGGCGCGCAAGGTGCCCGGCGCGATCCTGATCGCGATCCTCGCCGCGGCTGCGGCCGGCGTGCCGCTCGGCGTCACGCACCTGCCCGCGTCGTTCGTGTCGCTGCCGCACAGCATCGCGCCGATCGCGTTCAAGCTCGATATCGGCAGCGCGTTGAGCCTGGCGGCCGCGCCGTATCTGTTCGCGTTCTTCGCGGCGGAATTCTTCTCGACGCTCGGCACCGCGCTCGCGGTCGGCGCGAAGGCGAACCTGCTCGACGAGCACGGCAACCTGCCGGACATCAACCGGCCGTTCCTCGTCGATTCGCTCGCCGCGACGATCGGGCCCGTGTTCGGCATCCCCGCGTTGACCGCGCTGATCGAATCGGCGGCGGGCGTCGAGGCCGGCGGCCGCAGCGGGCTGTCGTCGCTGGCCGCGGCCGTGCTGTTCGCCGCGATGCTGCTGTTCGTGCCGGTCGCGCTCGCGATCCCGAAGGAGGCAACCGCACCGGCGCTGATCCTGATCGGGCTGTCGATGTTCGCGACGATCCGCCATACGCATTTCGACGACTTCACCGATGCGCTGCCCGTGATGTCGATGGTGCTGCTCACGCTGATGTCGAACAGCTTCGGCACCGGCATCGCGGGCGGGCTGCTGTGCTACGTGCTGGTCAAGCTGCTGGCCGGCCGCTGGCGCGACGTGTCGTGGGGGCTCGTCGTGCTCGCGATTCCGCTCGGCTATTACTTCTGGACTGTCGTGAAGCCGCACTGA
- a CDS encoding MFS transporter: protein MASTDSLSQAPAQSPSVDPGSISARLDRLPPTRSVWKLVVLLSLGFFFELYDLLYSGYVAPGLVKSGILSATTHGLFGTTGVASFIAALFSGLFIGTIACGFLADRFGRRAIFTWSLLWYTAANVVMAFQDTATGLNFWRFVVGLGLGVEMVTIGTYISELVPKQIRGRAFACEQAVGFVAVPVVAFLAYLLVPHAPFGLDGWRWVVLIGAHGALFVWWIRRELPESPRWLAQQGRVDEADRIMRALEAKVEAEYGRPLPPPAPAEPVPPRGSFRDMWVPPYRSRTIMMTIFNVFQTVGFYGFANWVPTLLIKQGITITSSLMYSSVIALAAPIGPLIGLVIADRFERKSVIVAMAAAIVVCGLLFSQTTVGAFLIVLGIGLTLASNIMSYSFHAYQAELFPTSIRARAVGFVYSWSRFSAIFSSFVIAAVLKGFGTFGVFAFIAGAMAIVMAAIGLMGPRTKGIALETISK, encoded by the coding sequence ATGGCCTCAACGGACAGCCTTTCGCAGGCACCTGCCCAATCCCCATCCGTCGATCCCGGCTCGATCTCGGCCCGCCTCGACCGCCTGCCACCCACCCGCAGCGTCTGGAAGCTCGTCGTACTGCTGAGCCTCGGTTTCTTCTTCGAACTCTACGATCTGCTCTACAGCGGTTACGTCGCGCCCGGCCTCGTGAAAAGCGGCATCCTTTCGGCGACGACGCACGGCCTGTTCGGCACCACCGGCGTCGCGAGCTTCATCGCCGCGCTGTTCTCCGGGCTCTTCATCGGCACGATCGCATGCGGCTTTCTCGCCGACCGCTTCGGCCGCCGCGCGATCTTCACGTGGTCGCTGCTGTGGTACACGGCCGCCAACGTCGTGATGGCGTTCCAGGACACCGCGACCGGGCTGAACTTCTGGCGCTTCGTCGTCGGTCTCGGGCTCGGCGTCGAGATGGTGACGATCGGCACGTACATCTCCGAACTCGTGCCGAAGCAGATCCGCGGCCGCGCATTCGCGTGCGAGCAGGCGGTCGGGTTCGTCGCGGTGCCGGTGGTCGCGTTCCTCGCGTATCTGCTCGTGCCGCATGCGCCGTTCGGCCTCGACGGCTGGCGCTGGGTCGTGCTGATCGGCGCGCATGGCGCGCTGTTCGTATGGTGGATTCGCCGCGAGCTGCCGGAAAGCCCGCGCTGGCTCGCGCAGCAGGGCCGGGTCGACGAAGCCGATCGCATCATGCGCGCGCTCGAAGCGAAGGTCGAGGCCGAATACGGGCGGCCGCTGCCGCCGCCCGCGCCGGCCGAACCCGTGCCGCCGCGCGGCAGCTTCCGCGACATGTGGGTGCCGCCATATCGCAGCCGCACGATCATGATGACGATCTTCAACGTGTTCCAGACGGTCGGCTTCTACGGCTTCGCGAACTGGGTGCCGACGCTGCTGATCAAGCAGGGCATCACGATCACGTCGAGCCTGATGTATTCGAGCGTGATCGCGCTCGCGGCGCCGATCGGCCCGCTGATCGGCCTCGTGATCGCCGACCGCTTCGAGCGCAAGTCGGTGATCGTCGCGATGGCGGCGGCGATCGTCGTCTGCGGGCTGCTGTTCAGCCAGACGACGGTGGGCGCATTCCTGATCGTGCTCGGCATCGGCCTCACGCTCGCGAGCAACATCATGTCGTACAGCTTCCACGCGTATCAGGCCGAGCTGTTCCCGACGTCGATCCGCGCACGGGCCGTCGGTTTCGTCTATTCGTGGAGCCGCTTCTCGGCGATCTTCTCGTCGTTCGTGATCGCGGCCGTGCTGAAGGGCTTCGGCACCTTCGGCGTGTTCGCGTTCATCGCGGGCGCGATGGCGATCGTGATGGCCGCGATCGGGCTCATGGGGCCGCGCACGAAGGGCATCGCGCTCGAAACCATCTCGAAGTAG
- a CDS encoding LysR family transcriptional regulator, with the protein MSSDRSSLLPALTLRQVQHFVVLAHARSFTQAAQALSLTQPALTASIRQIEFLLGGRLFARSAHRLTLTSAGEAVLPLAERLLNQARGTFDDMTRLIGERIQTVRIAFIPSVAGRLLPALNTLRGTHPTLRFTLTDLPNSALVEAVRDGVADLGIGVREPDSDDGTLRYRQLFEDEIVIVVRHDDPLARAKSVTWAKLVDRELAVFVRGSVSESLHRTGGAEKLRLNVTYRMEYTEPLYALARNGLATAVLPSLYTMHLHDPELVALRVDKPRVTRAISLISLAADDRGPHVRACREWIAKHI; encoded by the coding sequence ATGTCGTCCGACCGCTCGTCGCTGCTGCCCGCGCTCACGCTGCGGCAGGTCCAGCACTTCGTCGTGCTCGCCCACGCACGCAGCTTCACGCAGGCCGCGCAGGCGCTGTCGCTCACGCAGCCCGCGCTCACCGCGTCGATCCGCCAGATCGAGTTCCTGCTCGGCGGGCGCCTGTTCGCGCGTTCCGCGCACCGGCTCACGCTGACGTCCGCGGGCGAAGCCGTGCTGCCGCTCGCCGAACGCCTGCTCAACCAGGCGCGCGGCACCTTCGACGACATGACGCGGCTCATCGGCGAACGCATCCAGACCGTGCGGATCGCGTTCATCCCGTCGGTCGCGGGCCGCCTGCTGCCCGCGCTCAACACGCTGCGCGGCACGCATCCGACGCTGCGCTTCACGCTCACCGACCTGCCGAACAGCGCGCTCGTCGAAGCCGTGCGCGACGGCGTCGCCGATCTCGGCATCGGCGTGCGCGAACCGGACAGCGACGACGGCACGCTGCGCTACCGGCAACTGTTCGAGGACGAGATCGTGATCGTCGTGCGGCACGACGATCCGCTTGCCCGCGCGAAGAGCGTTACGTGGGCGAAGCTCGTCGATCGCGAACTGGCCGTGTTCGTGCGCGGCAGCGTCAGCGAATCGCTGCATCGCACCGGCGGCGCCGAGAAGCTGCGCCTGAACGTCACGTACCGGATGGAATACACCGAGCCGCTCTACGCGCTCGCGCGCAACGGCCTCGCGACCGCCGTGCTGCCGAGCCTCTACACGATGCATCTGCACGATCCCGAACTCGTCGCGCTGCGCGTCGACAAACCGCGCGTCACGCGCGCAATCTCGCTGATCTCGCTCGCCGCCGACGATCGCGGCCCGCACGTGCGCGCGTGCCGCGAGTGGATCGCCAAGCACATCTGA
- the add gene encoding adenosine deaminase codes for MKGTPGNVPAARTGIEITPAHRAFFHALPKVELHCHLLGAVRHDTFVALAERSGAPIERAEIDAFYARGDKPVGVLHVLRALDQYLLMQPDDLRRIAYEYLEDAAAHNVRHAEFFWNPTGTVRVSGIAYADAQAAIVTAIRDAARDFGIGARLIPSIDREQDPDEAVAIVEWMKANRADEVAGLGIDYRENDRPPELFWKAYRNAREAGFRTTAHAGEFGMPWRNVETAVDLLQVDRVDHGYTIVDNPELCARYAERGIVFTVVPTNSYYLRTLPPEQWAELHPMRKMPGLGLKIHPNTDDPTLHKVNPSEAWELMFSHFGFTVAELKQFMLNGIDSAWADDATKAAWRAAWAPEFDAQAATLAAG; via the coding sequence ATGAAGGGAACACCAGGCAACGTCCCGGCCGCGCGCACGGGCATCGAGATCACGCCGGCCCATCGGGCCTTCTTCCACGCGCTGCCGAAGGTCGAGCTGCATTGCCACCTGCTCGGCGCGGTGCGGCACGACACGTTCGTCGCGCTCGCGGAACGCAGCGGTGCACCGATCGAGCGCGCGGAGATCGATGCGTTCTATGCGCGCGGCGACAAGCCGGTAGGCGTGCTGCACGTGCTGCGCGCGCTCGACCAGTATCTGCTCATGCAGCCTGACGATCTGCGAAGGATTGCATACGAGTATCTGGAGGATGCGGCCGCACACAACGTGCGGCATGCGGAATTCTTCTGGAATCCGACCGGCACGGTGCGCGTATCGGGCATCGCGTATGCGGACGCGCAAGCTGCGATCGTGACGGCGATCCGCGATGCCGCGCGCGATTTCGGGATCGGCGCACGCCTGATCCCGAGCATCGACCGCGAGCAGGATCCCGATGAGGCCGTAGCGATCGTCGAATGGATGAAGGCGAATCGCGCGGATGAAGTGGCGGGGCTCGGGATCGACTATCGCGAGAACGACCGGCCGCCGGAACTGTTCTGGAAGGCGTATCGCAACGCGCGTGAGGCCGGTTTCCGCACGACCGCGCATGCGGGCGAGTTCGGGATGCCGTGGCGCAACGTCGAGACGGCGGTCGACCTGCTGCAGGTCGACCGCGTCGATCACGGCTATACGATCGTCGATAACCCCGAGCTGTGCGCGCGCTATGCGGAACGCGGGATCGTCTTCACCGTCGTGCCGACGAATTCGTACTATCTGCGCACACTGCCGCCGGAGCAATGGGCGGAGCTGCATCCGATGCGCAAGATGCCGGGCCTCGGGCTGAAGATCCATCCGAACACCGACGATCCGACGCTGCACAAGGTCAACCCGAGCGAGGCGTGGGAGCTGATGTTCAGCCATTTCGGCTTCACCGTTGCCGAGCTGAAGCAGTTCATGCTGAACGGGATCGACAGCGCGTGGGCGGACGACGCGACGAAGGCCGCGTGGCGTGCGGCGTGGGCGCCGGAGTTCGATGCGCAGGCGGCCACGCTCGCGGCGGGCTGA
- a CDS encoding penicillin-binding protein 1A — MNRFVPFLRDAWLRCRARVAPLAAACRSRTRALCAGVLHRLRHPTRRGVALTLTAIPVLGLLVLLAFVPFTPSIGDIRKARIDRPARVLSADGELIAEFRPVNREWVPLKQISPHMVDALIATEDHRFYAHHGIDWRRTIAAGLHTFSGARQGGSTITQQLARNLYPDEVGRSLTLTRKVKELITAFKIETVYSKDEILETYLNTVPFLYNAFGVEMAARTYFGKSANQLDIAESATLVGMLKGNSYYNPVLNPERAVQRRNIVLDRMATMGMLSPRQLAKLQRQPLRVDFEPQTAQPGLAPHFAVQLRKWLIAWADRNNYDLYSDGLVVRTTLDARLQDMATQALTQQTERLQAIADSAWRGPSGCGLRNDLFRGFIRQTPDYRSARDAGLADAAALKQLGANREFMHALCERKTQVQAGFVAIDPRNGAIRAWVGSPDFGSEPFDHVAQARRQPGSTFKPFVYGAAFADGMRPGDTFIDRPVAIPIDGRAVWRPTDEEPPTGEPMTLRDALALSRNRITAQVMQQEGAAKVAQLARAMGVRDSPLDAVPSLALGTSPVTLKEMVSAYGTIANRGVYVAPQAITRIEDRDGKVLAAFGSAPPERALPAPAAQTLVDVMRDVVDRGTGADIRSRYGIRVDVAGKTGTTQDNTDGWFILMHPQLVAGAWVGFDDGSVTLRSDYWGAGAHSALPIVGSFYDAALRARAIDPRAQFSPDFRPRGAPAPAPRRRPHPGLFDWLKLFR, encoded by the coding sequence GTGAATCGCTTCGTGCCGTTTCTTCGAGACGCGTGGCTCCGCTGCCGCGCCCGTGTCGCGCCGCTCGCCGCCGCCTGCCGTTCGCGCACCCGCGCGCTGTGCGCCGGCGTGCTGCATCGCCTGCGTCATCCGACGCGGCGCGGCGTGGCACTGACGCTCACCGCGATACCGGTGCTGGGCCTGCTGGTCCTGCTTGCGTTCGTTCCGTTCACGCCGAGCATCGGCGACATCCGCAAGGCACGCATCGATCGCCCCGCGCGCGTGCTGTCGGCCGACGGCGAGCTGATCGCCGAGTTCCGGCCCGTCAACCGCGAATGGGTGCCGCTCAAGCAGATCTCGCCGCACATGGTCGACGCGCTGATCGCGACCGAGGATCACCGCTTCTACGCGCATCACGGCATCGACTGGCGCCGCACGATCGCGGCCGGGCTGCATACGTTCTCGGGCGCGCGCCAGGGCGGCTCGACGATCACGCAGCAGCTCGCGCGCAACCTGTACCCGGACGAAGTCGGCCGCTCGCTGACGCTCACGCGCAAGGTGAAGGAGCTGATCACCGCGTTCAAGATCGAGACGGTGTACAGCAAGGACGAGATCCTCGAAACCTACCTGAATACCGTGCCGTTCCTGTACAACGCGTTCGGCGTCGAAATGGCCGCGCGCACCTACTTCGGCAAATCGGCGAACCAGCTCGACATCGCCGAAAGCGCGACGCTCGTCGGGATGCTGAAGGGCAACAGCTACTACAACCCGGTGCTGAATCCGGAACGCGCGGTACAGCGGCGCAACATCGTGCTCGACCGGATGGCGACGATGGGCATGCTGTCGCCGCGGCAGCTCGCGAAATTGCAGCGCCAGCCGCTGCGCGTCGACTTCGAGCCGCAGACGGCGCAGCCCGGCCTCGCGCCGCACTTCGCGGTGCAGCTTCGCAAGTGGCTGATCGCGTGGGCCGACCGCAACAACTACGACCTCTACTCGGATGGCCTCGTCGTGCGTACGACGCTCGATGCGCGGCTGCAGGACATGGCGACGCAGGCGCTGACGCAGCAGACCGAGCGGCTGCAGGCGATCGCCGACAGCGCATGGCGCGGCCCGTCCGGCTGCGGGCTGCGCAACGACCTGTTCCGCGGCTTCATCCGCCAGACACCCGACTATCGCAGCGCCCGCGACGCGGGGCTCGCCGATGCAGCGGCGCTGAAGCAGCTCGGCGCGAATCGCGAGTTCATGCATGCGCTGTGCGAACGCAAGACGCAGGTGCAGGCCGGCTTCGTCGCGATCGATCCGCGCAACGGTGCGATCAGGGCATGGGTCGGCAGCCCCGATTTCGGCAGCGAGCCGTTCGATCACGTCGCGCAGGCGCGGCGCCAGCCGGGCTCGACGTTCAAGCCGTTCGTCTATGGCGCCGCGTTCGCGGACGGCATGCGGCCGGGCGATACGTTCATCGACCGCCCGGTCGCGATCCCGATCGACGGCCGCGCGGTCTGGCGCCCGACCGACGAGGAGCCGCCGACGGGCGAGCCGATGACGCTGCGCGACGCGCTCGCGCTGTCGCGCAATCGCATCACCGCGCAGGTGATGCAGCAGGAAGGCGCCGCGAAGGTCGCTCAGCTCGCACGCGCGATGGGCGTGCGCGACAGTCCGCTCGACGCGGTGCCGTCGCTCGCGCTCGGCACGAGCCCCGTCACATTGAAGGAGATGGTGTCCGCGTACGGCACGATCGCGAACCGCGGCGTGTACGTCGCGCCGCAGGCGATCACGCGCATCGAGGATCGCGACGGCAAGGTGCTCGCCGCATTCGGCAGCGCGCCGCCCGAACGCGCGTTGCCGGCGCCTGCCGCGCAGACGCTCGTCGACGTGATGCGCGATGTCGTCGATCGCGGCACCGGCGCCGACATCCGCTCGCGCTACGGGATTCGCGTGGATGTCGCCGGCAAGACGGGCACGACGCAGGACAACACGGACGGCTGGTTCATCCTGATGCATCCGCAACTGGTGGCCGGCGCATGGGTCGGCTTCGACGACGGCAGCGTGACGCTTCGCAGCGACTACTGGGGTGCGGGCGCGCACAGCGCGCTGCCGATCGTCGGCAGTTTCTACGATGCGGCGCTGCGCGCGCGTGCGATCGATCCGCGTGCGCAGTTCTCGCCCGACTTCCGGCCGCGCGGCGCACCGGCGCCGGCGCCGAGGCGGCGCCCGCATCCCGGCCTGTTCGACTGGCTGAAGCTGTTCCGCTGA